A single region of the Labrus bergylta chromosome 10, fLabBer1.1, whole genome shotgun sequence genome encodes:
- the prepl gene encoding prolyl endopeptidase-like, with translation MAVISCLLRLSARLLSKSGLRFCERPISKRMTWLSVPVQCRYTSEASNSVGNPCAGLERYKDLQRYFKRRLKAAYRRFSNIPVDSVVCGHNHVYFVEGDGIYRMDNRRSKPEQVLNLGHVSVQEEKTSPGNEKRKKWVEWTVQRIRLSPQEKHLAATLKANDREWIRCVVVSLGRSNSSPLDPPHVLLTLDKVFTFEWATDQVLFYTILEGLRCSRVFRLDLTSSGSRITSVYEETHPDVFVEVALSRDREVLSINCNSRTSSEVLLIDTNTTHLEPFLVQSRQLNLLYHAEHWSRRLIILANTGRGQEYQVMQAPLSQPSMDSWVPLFAPEPGTVIKDMDVVGDHCVLAVRTSAGEFVLTAVPLNHPKEAYTVELPSWACAITTKKPSIADPRGVLEFLISSPVCPPVPYGLHVEDGLLLSGTENGSSPENQDNYTTTRLEARSQDGTSVPVTLMYSAHVQASRKAPLLVHVYGAYGRDLNMEFCPEKRLLLEQGWALAFCHVRGGGERGLSWHRQACVEGKPRAVEDLEACLHHLFSLGVSSPSLTALTACSAGAVPVGALCNRHPQMMRAVTLQAPFLDVLGTMEDHSLPLTLEDREEWGDPVGNPKHRLTISSYCPLHNITPQCYPSVLLTAYSADARVPLAGVLKYTERIRNVIKTHFSKEPKSEFEPVPNVGLNIQHGSNHVGPEDFELMLEEEALKLAFLYTELRLEPPRLPSKRRR, from the exons ATGGCTGTCATATCGTGTCTGCTGAGATTGTCTGCTCGTCTTCTTTCAAAGTCTGGGTTACGGTTTTGCGAGCGCCCAATTTCCAAGCGGATGACATGGCTTTCCGTGCCAGTACAATGCCGTTACACGTCG GAAGCTTCAAACTCAGTTGGTAATCCCTGCGCTGGACTGGAGAGGTACAAGGACCTGCAACGGTATTTTAAAAGGAGACTGAAGGCAGCATACCGCAGGTTTTCAAACATACCTGTCGACTCAGTG GTCTGCGGACATAACCACGTGTATTTCGTTGAAGGTGATGGCATCTACAGGATGGACAACAGAAGAA GTAAGCCAGAGCAGGTGCTGAATCTAGGACATGTCTCTGTACAGGAGGAAAAGACGAGTCCGGGTaatgaaaagaggaagaagtggGTGGAGTGGACCGTCCAGAGAATACGTCTGTCCCCACAGGAAAAGCATCTTGCTGCCACACTTAAAGCAAATGACAGAGAATGGATCAG gtgtgtAGTTGTGAGTCTTGGAAGGAGTAATTCTTCTCCTTTGGATCCCCCGCATGTTTTGTTAACATTGGACAAAGTCTTTACCTTTG AATGGGCAACAGACCAGGTCCTATTTTACACAATTCTTGAGGGTCTACGCTGCAGCCGAGTGTTTCGCCTGGACCTGACCTCTAGTGGAAGCAGGATAACATCTGTGTATGAAGAAACTCATCCTGA tgtgtttgtggaggTTGCCCTTTCCAGAGACCGTGAGGTTTTGAGCATCAACTGCAACAGCAGGACCAGCTCAGAGGTGCTGCTAATTGATACAAATACAACACATTTAGAGCCGTTTTTGGTTCAGTCACGCCAGCTCAACCTCCTGTACCACGCGGAGCACTGGAGCAGGCGGCTGATTATACTGGCTAATACAGGCCGTGGACAGGAATACCAG GTGATGCAGGCTCCTCTATCTCAACCCTCCATGGACTCCTGGGTGCCTTTGTTTGCCCCTGAACCGGGAACTGTTATCAAAGACATGGATGTAGTGGGAGACCACTGTGTGTTAGCTGTAAGAACATCAGCCGGTGAATTTGTCCTGACTGCTGTCCCATTAAACCATCCCAAGGAAGCATACACTGTAGAG CTCCCCTCTTGGGCCTGTGCCATCACAACGAAGAAACCAAGCATAGCAGACCCACGTGGTGTGTTAGAGTTCTTGATTTCATCACCAGTCTGCCCCCCTGTGCCCTACGGTCTACACGTGGAGGATGGGTTACTGTTATCTGGCACTGAGAATGGGTCCTCCCCAGAGAACCAAGATAATTACACCACCACACGCTTAGAGGCCCGCAGCCAG GATGGTACCTCAGTGCCAGTGACACTGATGTATTCAGCACATGTGCAGGCTTCTAGAAAGGCTCCATTACTGGTCCATGTATATGGAGCTTATGGCAGAGATCTCAACATGGAGTTCTGCCCAGAGAAACGCCTGCTGCTAGAGCAAGGATGGGCTCTGGCCTTCTGCCATGTCAG aggtggaggagagcgGGGTCTTTCCTGGCACAGACAAGCTTGTGTCGAGGGTAAGCCGAGAGCAGTGGAGGACCTTGAAGCCTGTCTCCATCACCTTTTCTCTTTAGGAGTGtcctctccctcactcactGCCCTCACAGCCTGCAGTGCTGGGGCTGTGCCAGTGGGAGCGCTGTGCAACAGACACCCACAAATGATGCGGGCTGTCACATTGCAG GCTCCTTTCCTGGATGTGTTGGGAACTATGGAAGATCACAGCTTGCCTCTGACTCTGGAGGATAGAGAAGAATGGGGGGACCCAGTTGGAAACCCAAAGCACAGACTCACCATCTCCTCCTACTGTCCCCTTCACAACATTACTCCTCAG TGCTACCCATCCGTTCTGCTGACGGCCTACAGTGCTGATGCCAGGGTCCCTCTGGCGGGTGTTCTCAAATACACCGAGCGGATAagaaatgtcattaaaacacatttttccaaGGAGCCAAAGTCAG AATTTGAACCAGTGCCAAATGTAGGTCTGAATATTCAACATGGGTCAAACCACGTCGGACCAGAAGACTTTGAACTAATGCTGGAGGAG GAGGCACTCAAGCTTGCATTTCTATACACAGAGCTGAGACTGGAGCCACCTCGACTTCCAAGCAAGAGAAGGAGATAG